The following coding sequences lie in one Pseudorasbora parva isolate DD20220531a chromosome 18, ASM2467924v1, whole genome shotgun sequence genomic window:
- the tmsb gene encoding thymosin beta: MADKPNMTEITSFDKTKLRKTETQEKNPLPTKETIEQERQGESTP; the protein is encoded by the exons ATGGCTGACAAACCCAACATGACGGAAATCACATCTTTTGATAAAACTAAACTCAGGAAAACCGAGACCCAAGAGAAGAATCCTTTGCCAACCAAAGAAA CTATTGAACAGGAGAGGCAAGGAGAGTCCACGCCATGA